In Blastopirellula sp. J2-11, a single genomic region encodes these proteins:
- a CDS encoding YqaE/Pmp3 family membrane protein, whose protein sequence is MAVASGVEGTDIFKILLAILLPPVGVFFEVGLGLHFWLNIVLTLFGFIPGIIHALYVILTR, encoded by the coding sequence ATGGCTGTTGCAAGTGGAGTAGAAGGAACCGACATCTTTAAAATCCTGTTAGCGATTTTGCTGCCCCCGGTCGGCGTCTTTTTTGAAGTCGGACTCGGACTGCATTTTTGGTTGAACATCGTGCTAACGCTGTTTGGCTTTATCCCAGGCATCATCCATGCGTTGTACGTGATCCTGACGCGCTAG
- the mdh gene encoding malate dehydrogenase produces MRRAKISIIGAGNVGATTAHWCAAAELGDIVLLDIPQTEDMPKGKALDLMQSSPIMGFDSNIIGANDYADTKDSDVVVITAGLPRKPGMSRDDLLATNAKIVSMVTEQVAKFSPNCVIIVVSNPLDAMVQQALKVSGFPPSRVLGQAGVLDTARYRTFLAMELGVSVEDVSALLMGGHGDTMVPMPTCTSVGGIPIRRLLSQDKLDAIVDRARKGGAEIVGLLKTGSAYYAPAAATSQMVEAIIKDKKRLIPCAAYCDKEYGVGGYYVGVPVVLGSGGVEKIVELELDDQEKADFQKSVDAVKELVAAMAKLLEG; encoded by the coding sequence ATGCGACGTGCCAAAATCTCAATCATCGGCGCCGGAAACGTGGGCGCAACCACGGCTCACTGGTGTGCGGCCGCTGAGCTGGGCGACATCGTATTGCTCGACATTCCCCAGACCGAAGACATGCCCAAGGGCAAAGCGCTCGATCTGATGCAATCGTCGCCGATCATGGGCTTCGACAGCAACATCATCGGCGCCAACGACTATGCCGACACCAAGGACAGCGACGTGGTCGTCATCACCGCCGGCCTTCCCCGCAAACCGGGCATGAGCCGCGATGACCTGTTGGCGACCAACGCCAAGATCGTCTCGATGGTGACTGAGCAAGTCGCCAAGTTCAGCCCCAACTGCGTCATCATCGTCGTCAGCAATCCGCTGGACGCGATGGTGCAACAAGCGTTGAAGGTCAGCGGTTTCCCGCCCAGTCGCGTGCTGGGGCAAGCCGGCGTGCTCGACACCGCTCGTTATCGCACCTTCCTCGCGATGGAACTGGGCGTCAGCGTCGAAGACGTCTCGGCTCTCTTGATGGGCGGCCACGGCGACACGATGGTCCCGATGCCGACCTGCACGTCGGTCGGCGGCATTCCGATTCGCCGCCTGCTCAGCCAAGACAAGCTCGATGCGATTGTGGATCGCGCTCGTAAGGGGGGCGCCGAAATCGTTGGTCTGCTCAAAACCGGCAGCGCCTACTACGCTCCGGCCGCCGCGACTTCGCAGATGGTCGAAGCGATCATCAAAGACAAAAAGCGTTTGATCCCCTGCGCCGCTTACTGCGACAAGGAATATGGGGTCGGCGGTTACTACGTCGGCGTGCCGGTCGTTTTGGGTTCCGGCGGCGTGGAAAAAATCGTCGAGCTCGAACTGGACGACCAGGAAAAGGCCGATTTCCAGAAGAGTGTTGACGCCGTCAAGGAATTGGTCGCCGCCATGGCGAAACTTCTCGAAGGTTAA
- a CDS encoding PQQ-binding-like beta-propeller repeat protein, translating to MIRTAVFFCGIWLLTAPVALAAQPTDWPQFRGPQQDGNAGSTQLPVEWSEEENIVWRKPVPGFGASSPIAFGDRIYLTYYNGYGLSEEEPGEKENLQRHLRCVNKASGDVIWDEANTENADKAADYRGFVALHGFASSTPVADDTGIYVYYGSGGAAAYSHAGKLLWQKVLGDKTHAFGTANSPVLYEDLVILNGFVECGAIVALDKKTGQERWRFDQVNRAWNTPCLVAVDGQHELVFSSQGTIRALDPATGKELWFCTGIDDYICPSVIAHEGIVYAIGARKSTAVAIKAGGRGDVSETHRLWEQDKGSNVSSPVYFEGYLYWASEGKGIVYCADAKTGEIQYQERLEPRPGLIYASPIVADGKLYYVSRDAGAYVLAATPEFKLLAHNVISGDDGVFNGSPAVSGGKMYLRSNKFLYCIANERPRLR from the coding sequence ATGATTCGGACTGCTGTTTTTTTCTGCGGAATCTGGTTGCTGACCGCACCTGTTGCGCTGGCCGCCCAGCCGACCGATTGGCCGCAATTTCGGGGGCCGCAGCAAGATGGAAACGCCGGATCAACCCAGTTGCCAGTTGAGTGGAGCGAAGAAGAAAATATCGTCTGGCGCAAACCGGTGCCCGGTTTCGGCGCGTCGAGCCCGATTGCATTTGGCGATCGCATCTATCTCACCTACTACAACGGCTATGGGCTGAGTGAAGAAGAACCAGGCGAAAAAGAGAATCTGCAGCGTCATTTGAGGTGCGTGAATAAAGCCTCTGGCGACGTGATCTGGGACGAGGCCAACACCGAGAACGCCGACAAAGCGGCTGACTACCGCGGCTTTGTCGCGCTGCATGGTTTTGCTTCCAGCACGCCGGTCGCAGATGATACCGGCATCTATGTTTACTACGGCAGCGGCGGCGCCGCCGCCTACTCGCATGCCGGCAAACTGCTGTGGCAAAAGGTCTTGGGAGACAAGACCCACGCCTTTGGTACGGCCAACTCTCCCGTGCTGTATGAAGATTTGGTGATCCTCAATGGCTTCGTCGAATGCGGCGCAATTGTCGCGTTGGATAAGAAGACCGGCCAAGAGCGTTGGCGGTTTGATCAGGTCAACCGAGCCTGGAATACGCCCTGTTTGGTCGCGGTGGACGGCCAGCACGAGCTGGTCTTCAGCTCGCAAGGAACGATCCGAGCCCTTGATCCGGCGACCGGCAAAGAGCTTTGGTTTTGCACGGGAATTGATGACTATATCTGCCCGAGCGTGATCGCCCACGAGGGAATCGTCTATGCGATCGGCGCTCGCAAAAGCACCGCCGTCGCCATCAAAGCAGGCGGCCGCGGCGACGTTTCTGAAACGCATCGTTTGTGGGAGCAGGACAAAGGCTCGAACGTCTCGTCGCCGGTCTACTTCGAAGGGTATCTGTACTGGGCCAGCGAAGGGAAGGGGATCGTCTATTGTGCGGACGCGAAGACCGGCGAAATCCAATACCAAGAGCGGCTCGAACCGCGACCGGGTCTGATTTACGCCTCGCCGATTGTCGCCGACGGCAAGTTGTATTACGTCAGCCGTGACGCCGGCGCCTATGTGCTGGCCGCTACCCCTGAATTTAAACTACTAGCACATAACGTGATCAGCGGAGACGATGGAGTTTTTAACGGCAGTCCGGCCGTCTCGGGCGGCAAAATGTATCTGCGAAGTAACAAGTTTTTGTACTGCATCGCCAACGAACGGCCCCGTTTACGGTGA
- a CDS encoding isocitrate/isopropylmalate dehydrogenase family protein codes for MAYEVTLITGDGTGPELAEAARKCVDATGVKINWDEQEAGVDIMEKVGTPLPESVMDSVRRTRCALKAPITTPVGTGFRSINVHLRQELGLFACIRPCKYYPGVRSYFSELNVDIVIVRENTEDLYAGVEFEAGKPETSQLIEYINSLPSDKKIKTGGEETGVSIKPMSVSGTQRIVRCAFDYAQKNGRKKVTAVHKANIMKYSDGLYLKTATEVAKEYPDIEFEERIVDNMCMQLVQKPELYDVIVLPNLYGDILSDLGAGIVGGLGVAPGANLGPEGAVFEATHGSAPKYKGQNKVNPVALILSGMLMLRHLGEIDAADRLEKAVADVIAEGKHVTYDLKPNRDDPTAVGTQEMAAAICAKLGG; via the coding sequence ATGGCATACGAAGTGACGCTCATCACCGGTGATGGTACCGGTCCCGAACTGGCCGAAGCCGCGCGCAAGTGCGTGGACGCGACCGGAGTGAAGATCAACTGGGATGAGCAAGAAGCTGGCGTCGACATCATGGAGAAGGTCGGCACTCCGCTCCCCGAATCGGTCATGGATAGCGTTCGTCGCACGCGTTGTGCGCTGAAGGCGCCGATCACGACGCCGGTCGGCACCGGCTTTCGCAGCATCAACGTCCATCTACGACAAGAGCTGGGATTGTTCGCCTGTATTCGCCCTTGCAAGTACTACCCCGGCGTTCGCAGCTATTTCAGTGAGTTGAACGTCGATATCGTCATCGTCCGTGAAAACACGGAAGACCTGTACGCCGGCGTCGAATTTGAAGCAGGCAAGCCCGAGACGTCGCAGCTGATTGAGTACATCAACAGCTTGCCGTCGGACAAAAAGATCAAAACCGGCGGTGAAGAGACCGGCGTTTCGATCAAACCGATGAGCGTCAGCGGCACGCAGCGGATCGTGCGTTGTGCGTTTGACTACGCCCAAAAGAATGGTCGCAAAAAAGTGACGGCCGTTCACAAAGCGAACATCATGAAGTACTCGGACGGTTTGTATCTGAAGACCGCGACCGAAGTCGCCAAAGAATATCCGGACATCGAGTTCGAAGAACGGATCGTCGACAACATGTGCATGCAACTGGTGCAAAAGCCGGAACTGTATGACGTCATCGTGCTGCCGAACTTGTACGGCGATATTCTCAGCGACCTGGGCGCCGGTATCGTCGGCGGCTTGGGCGTTGCGCCGGGCGCCAACCTGGGCCCCGAAGGCGCCGTGTTTGAAGCGACCCATGGTTCGGCCCCGAAATACAAAGGGCAGAACAAGGTTAACCCGGTCGCGCTGATCCTCTCCGGCATGTTGATGTTGCGTCACCTGGGCGAAATCGACGCCGCCGACCGTTTGGAGAAAGCGGTCGCCGACGTGATCGCCGAAGGGAAGCACGTCACGTACGACTTGAAGCCGAATCGCGACGATCCGACCGCCGTCGGCACGCAAGAGATGGCCGCTGCGATCTGCGCCAAGTTGGGCGGCTAG
- a CDS encoding REP-associated tyrosine transposase: MSKYRRWRAGSIYFFTVVTHERRPILTTDLGRECLRTAFKDVRQKFPFETIAIVLLPDHLHAIWELPHRENDYSKRWRRIKGHFTRNWIAEGGQNGSSTRSRQLRQEQSVWQRRFFEHMCRDEADLKRCLDYVHVNPVKHKLAPRVRDWPWSSFHRYVRLGEYDPNWGSSDAWYGDEFSRFE; encoded by the coding sequence ATGAGCAAGTACCGACGATGGCGAGCAGGCTCAATCTATTTCTTCACCGTCGTTACCCATGAGCGACGGCCAATTCTGACGACGGATCTAGGGCGAGAGTGCTTGCGAACAGCATTTAAAGATGTTCGTCAGAAGTTTCCCTTCGAGACGATTGCGATTGTACTACTGCCGGATCATTTGCATGCGATCTGGGAACTACCTCATCGTGAGAATGACTATTCGAAGCGATGGCGACGAATCAAAGGACATTTCACACGGAATTGGATTGCAGAAGGTGGACAGAACGGCAGTTCGACGCGAAGCCGACAGTTGCGGCAGGAACAAAGCGTTTGGCAACGCCGGTTCTTTGAGCATATGTGTCGCGATGAGGCCGATTTGAAGCGATGTTTAGACTACGTTCATGTGAATCCCGTCAAGCACAAATTGGCGCCGCGAGTTCGAGATTGGCCTTGGTCTTCGTTTCATCGCTATGTGCGACTTGGTGAGTATGATCCTAATTGGGGATCGAGTGATGCTTGGTATGGCGATGAATTTTCTCGCTTCGAATAG
- the rfaE2 gene encoding D-glycero-beta-D-manno-heptose 1-phosphate adenylyltransferase, which yields MNNESLLAAFQRLGRPKVLVLGDLILDRYTYGDAERVSQESPVIVLRADSHELRLGGAANVCNMLRGLECEVIAAGVVGADAAGGDLTDLLEKTGVDASLCLTDASRPTTLKERFVGRAGARHPSQILRVDHETTDAVSGDIEERLLYGVVNRLDDCDIVLISDYAKGVCTPAILQTLIRCANERGVPVLVDPMKGRDFGRYRGADLIKANRIETETCTGRKIRTPDEASLAGQELCAALQLEAVIVTLDSDGMALVEKGGAATLFPTEARSVYDITGAGDMVLAMLGAAIGSGLSRAEAVRLANVAAGLEVEKIGVAVIPLDEIEAELTAHHQPGVRKILSLEQLARQSDELRRRGQRIVFTNGCFDLLHYGHVSNLNEASRMGDILVVGLNSDDSVARLKGPERPVINQVERAAMLAALSCVDYVAVFDQETPIELIQAIRPHVLAKGGDYKAESIVGYDFVTSYGGEVRLINLVDGHSTTDIIRRVTEAQPPRRQAA from the coding sequence ATGAATAATGAGTCCCTGTTGGCCGCATTTCAGCGGCTTGGGCGCCCCAAAGTGTTGGTCCTGGGGGACCTGATTCTCGATCGCTACACCTATGGTGACGCCGAGCGCGTCAGCCAAGAGTCGCCGGTGATCGTGCTGCGCGCCGATAGCCACGAGCTGCGTCTCGGCGGAGCGGCCAACGTCTGCAATATGCTGCGCGGGCTCGAGTGCGAAGTGATCGCAGCTGGCGTTGTCGGCGCCGACGCCGCTGGCGGCGATTTGACCGACTTGCTGGAAAAGACCGGCGTCGACGCATCACTCTGCCTCACCGACGCATCGCGTCCGACCACGCTGAAAGAACGCTTTGTTGGTCGCGCCGGAGCGCGGCACCCCAGCCAAATCTTGCGTGTCGATCATGAGACGACCGACGCAGTGAGCGGCGACATCGAAGAACGCTTGCTGTACGGCGTCGTCAATCGCCTGGACGACTGCGACATCGTGCTGATCTCGGACTACGCCAAAGGAGTTTGCACGCCGGCGATTTTGCAAACGCTGATTCGCTGCGCCAATGAGCGCGGCGTGCCGGTGCTGGTTGACCCGATGAAAGGCCGCGACTTCGGCCGCTATCGAGGCGCCGACCTGATCAAAGCGAACCGGATCGAGACCGAAACCTGCACGGGCCGAAAAATTCGGACCCCCGACGAAGCGTCGCTCGCCGGCCAAGAACTGTGCGCCGCTTTGCAATTGGAAGCGGTGATCGTCACGCTTGATAGCGACGGCATGGCGCTGGTCGAAAAAGGAGGCGCGGCGACGCTCTTCCCAACCGAGGCTCGCAGCGTTTACGACATTACCGGCGCTGGAGACATGGTGCTGGCGATGCTTGGCGCCGCGATCGGATCGGGCTTAAGCCGCGCCGAAGCGGTTCGCCTGGCGAACGTCGCGGCCGGGCTCGAAGTGGAAAAGATCGGCGTCGCGGTGATCCCACTCGACGAGATCGAAGCCGAACTGACGGCCCACCATCAGCCTGGCGTGCGCAAGATTTTGTCGCTGGAGCAACTGGCGCGACAGTCGGACGAATTGCGACGCCGCGGCCAACGAATTGTGTTCACCAACGGCTGCTTCGACCTGCTTCACTATGGGCACGTCAGCAACTTGAACGAAGCGTCGCGGATGGGCGACATCCTGGTCGTGGGACTGAACAGCGACGACAGCGTCGCGCGGCTGAAAGGCCCCGAGCGCCCCGTCATCAACCAAGTGGAGCGCGCCGCGATGTTGGCGGCGCTCTCGTGCGTCGACTATGTGGCGGTCTTTGACCAAGAGACGCCGATCGAACTGATTCAGGCAATTCGTCCCCATGTGTTAGCCAAAGGGGGCGATTATAAGGCGGAATCGATTGTGGGCTACGACTTTGTCACCTCCTACGGAGGCGAAGTGCGGCTGATCAACCTGGTTGACGGCCATTCGACGACCGACATTATTCGTCGCGTCACCGAAGCACAACCGCCGCGCCGTCAGGCTGCGTGA
- a CDS encoding AAA family ATPase gives MTLNELRRLIARLSNDQKTWRVDFQTRNLTRGEIAEARWLAVVLMRSDLFTNCNVRSEYFQHQSHYDICVAMLQMRNKRIRCDDLPELLRRLAQAGYHEESAIEMLCDVLLCCGQIKNFDDYAKTLQKRFEAHQAAIELSPECGLVRLDIAGGASPFQTLTTDQLIAQQEPLEWLLPGMFVRYEPAVIVGPSKSMKSSIAVDLCAALARGGQFLGQFAVERPFRVGYVSKHDERQALADLARRWSDSSGVDPGNLPNLIWSLAVADASDPAHLDHLRAWIRRHQLEVIVIDPLRLTSTDKQTQAEQLHDLVRCCITAGATPILCCQSRQAIPRNATLATDVSASLDFARQWMLIQRCENYSPGSGQHRLRMSFGGCAGQGGVWGVDIDEGNLEDPQGRSWRVTLRDVESIEAEAAACDAAAQEQKLQAKIRLAITRMDPEQATKSKIREQSGISGTKFAPTWDQMIAAGEIAKTSHDPEEKRWAYARYHLADPPMPIEKKEPVQSNVFAVAVGSAVRTRSAEKLASNQQGRWSAQRTLLEPSDRRSDASEKNGSVLSKVFVRSNNPVRSKPPKMRSRREINQRRAKAKRRRAK, from the coding sequence ATGACGCTCAACGAACTTCGTCGACTGATCGCACGTTTAAGCAATGACCAAAAAACGTGGCGCGTCGACTTCCAGACGCGCAATCTGACGCGGGGCGAAATCGCCGAAGCGCGTTGGTTGGCCGTGGTTTTGATGCGGTCCGATCTCTTCACAAATTGCAACGTTCGGTCTGAATATTTTCAACATCAGTCGCATTACGACATTTGCGTTGCGATGCTGCAAATGCGGAACAAACGGATCCGCTGCGACGACCTGCCAGAGCTCCTCCGTCGGTTGGCGCAAGCAGGCTATCACGAAGAGAGCGCGATCGAAATGTTGTGCGACGTCTTGCTTTGCTGCGGCCAAATCAAAAATTTTGACGACTATGCCAAGACGCTGCAAAAACGTTTTGAAGCGCATCAAGCGGCGATCGAATTGTCGCCGGAGTGCGGACTCGTCCGACTCGACATCGCCGGCGGCGCCAGTCCGTTTCAAACGTTGACCACCGATCAATTGATCGCGCAGCAAGAGCCGCTCGAGTGGTTGTTGCCGGGGATGTTCGTGCGGTATGAACCGGCCGTGATCGTCGGGCCGAGCAAAAGCATGAAGTCCTCGATCGCCGTCGACTTGTGCGCGGCGCTGGCGCGCGGCGGCCAATTTTTGGGGCAGTTTGCTGTCGAGCGTCCGTTTCGCGTCGGCTATGTCAGCAAGCATGACGAGCGGCAAGCGCTGGCCGATCTCGCGCGGCGGTGGAGCGACTCCAGCGGCGTCGACCCGGGCAATTTGCCGAATCTGATTTGGTCGTTGGCGGTCGCCGACGCTTCCGATCCGGCCCACCTCGATCATCTGCGGGCGTGGATTCGCCGTCATCAACTCGAAGTGATTGTGATCGATCCGCTGCGTCTCACTTCGACCGACAAACAGACGCAAGCAGAGCAACTGCACGACCTGGTCCGCTGCTGCATCACGGCCGGAGCGACGCCGATTTTGTGTTGTCAGTCTCGCCAAGCGATCCCCCGCAACGCGACTCTGGCGACCGATGTTTCGGCGAGTCTCGATTTCGCGCGGCAATGGATGTTGATTCAGCGCTGCGAAAATTATTCGCCCGGCAGCGGTCAGCATCGGTTACGCATGTCGTTCGGCGGCTGCGCCGGCCAAGGAGGAGTTTGGGGCGTCGATATCGACGAAGGAAATTTGGAAGATCCGCAGGGAAGAAGTTGGCGGGTAACGCTGCGCGATGTTGAGTCGATCGAAGCGGAAGCGGCTGCCTGCGATGCGGCCGCGCAGGAGCAAAAATTGCAAGCGAAAATTCGGCTCGCGATCACGCGCATGGATCCAGAGCAAGCGACCAAATCGAAAATCCGCGAACAAAGCGGAATCAGCGGAACCAAGTTTGCTCCGACATGGGACCAGATGATCGCCGCCGGAGAAATCGCCAAGACCAGTCACGATCCGGAAGAAAAACGCTGGGCCTATGCCCGGTACCACCTGGCCGACCCGCCCATGCCGATAGAAAAAAAGGAACCGGTCCAGTCCAACGTTTTCGCCGTAGCCGTAGGGTCCGCTGTGCGGACCAGAAGCGCGGAAAAACTTGCAAGCAATCAACAGGGCCGCTGGTCCGCACAGCGGACCCTACTTGAACCCAGCGATCGCCGGTCTGATGCTTCGGAAAAAAATGGTTCTGTCCTGTCCAAGGTTTTTGTCCGGTCAAATAATCCAGTCCGGTCCAAGCCTCCGAAGATGCGCAGCCGCCGCGAGATCAACCAGCGGCGCGCCAAAGCCAAACGCCGCCGCGCGAAATGA
- a CDS encoding CsbD family protein, with translation MNRRRMHGKWRQWKGSLRQAFGRLTGSQKRRFHGTRERWSGKAEEALGRAQDKMQRWLGRK, from the coding sequence ATGAACCGCCGACGAATGCATGGAAAATGGCGGCAGTGGAAAGGCTCGCTTCGCCAGGCTTTTGGTCGCTTGACCGGAAGTCAGAAGCGACGCTTCCACGGCACACGAGAACGCTGGTCCGGTAAAGCCGAAGAGGCGCTGGGCCGAGCACAAGACAAGATGCAACGCTGGCTGGGGCGAAAGTGA
- a CDS encoding alpha/beta hydrolase: MKRQDVLPAPLPGATTQAAQQILEFKIDRLQSRRTAVEFFTPQSYEPGYAYPLVVWLHGPGDNERQLRRVMPLTSTRNYVAAAPRAPRHDGSTPGMTFRWDQKQRDIDVAAARVLQTVRVAEKRYNIHPQRIFLAGYLGGGAMALRLALRNPEMFAGAASIGGGFPQGCSPLSRLSDARSLPMLMIHLQNSSRYPEAQLCEDLRLVHTAGMKIDLHQYLCGDELSTDMFEDLNRWLMTKVTGG; encoded by the coding sequence ATGAAACGCCAAGACGTACTTCCGGCTCCGCTTCCTGGAGCCACCACGCAAGCGGCGCAACAAATTCTCGAGTTCAAGATTGATCGGCTGCAGTCCCGCCGCACTGCCGTCGAATTTTTTACTCCTCAAAGCTACGAGCCTGGATACGCCTATCCGCTCGTGGTTTGGCTGCATGGTCCCGGCGATAACGAACGGCAATTACGCCGCGTGATGCCGCTGACCAGCACTCGCAACTACGTCGCCGCCGCTCCCCGAGCTCCGCGGCATGACGGCTCGACCCCCGGCATGACCTTTCGCTGGGATCAAAAACAACGCGATATCGACGTCGCCGCCGCCCGCGTGCTGCAAACGGTCCGCGTCGCCGAGAAACGTTACAACATTCACCCGCAGCGCATCTTTTTGGCCGGCTATCTCGGCGGCGGAGCGATGGCCCTGCGCCTAGCGCTGCGCAATCCCGAGATGTTCGCCGGCGCCGCTTCGATCGGTGGAGGCTTCCCCCAAGGTTGCTCGCCGTTGTCCCGTCTGAGCGACGCTCGGTCGCTGCCGATGTTGATGATTCATCTGCAAAACAGCAGCCGCTATCCCGAGGCGCAACTCTGCGAAGACCTCCGCCTAGTCCACACCGCCGGCATGAAGATCGACCTGCACCAATACCTGTGCGGCGACGAACTCTCGACCGACATGTTTGAAGACCTCAACCGCTGGCTGATGACCAAGGTCACCGGCGGCTGA
- a CDS encoding NAD-dependent epimerase/dehydratase family protein: MTHALVTGGAGFIGSHLCEALLSLGRTVTAIDDESTGSRQNLSHVIDHENFQFVSGSVSDRELIKSLLVQADEVYHLAAAVGVALIQEEPIQTIERNIYPTELLLAEIAAQREAGRDIRMFLASTSEVYGKNPKATWTEEDDLVFGSTTRPRWSYGASKAIDEFLALAYWRQRQTPTVIGRFFNVVGPRQTGAYGMVLPRFIEAALSGKGPTVHSDGGQIRCFAHVNDVVDAVIQLMGTSSAAGQVYNIGSDRPVTILELAQMVTAAIDPTLTPSFQSYEDAFNSSFEDVIRRVPDLTKLRSAIDYRPKFDLEGIIADVIVAKKAELTTRESP; the protein is encoded by the coding sequence ATGACGCATGCGCTTGTGACCGGCGGCGCCGGGTTTATCGGTTCTCATCTCTGTGAAGCGCTCTTGTCGCTCGGACGGACGGTAACCGCGATCGATGACGAATCGACCGGCAGTCGCCAAAATCTGTCGCACGTGATCGATCACGAGAACTTTCAATTCGTCTCGGGGTCGGTCTCCGATCGAGAATTGATCAAAAGCTTATTGGTTCAGGCCGATGAAGTCTATCATCTGGCCGCCGCGGTCGGCGTGGCGCTGATTCAAGAAGAGCCGATCCAGACGATCGAACGGAATATCTATCCGACCGAATTGCTGCTGGCCGAGATCGCCGCTCAGCGCGAAGCAGGCCGCGATATCCGGATGTTTTTGGCCAGCACCAGCGAAGTCTACGGCAAGAACCCCAAAGCGACCTGGACTGAAGAAGACGATCTGGTCTTCGGTTCGACAACGCGACCACGCTGGTCGTATGGCGCTTCGAAGGCGATTGACGAATTTTTGGCCCTCGCTTACTGGCGTCAACGACAGACGCCGACGGTGATTGGCCGCTTCTTTAACGTGGTCGGTCCGCGTCAAACCGGCGCCTATGGAATGGTGTTGCCGCGATTTATCGAAGCGGCGTTGTCCGGCAAAGGACCGACGGTTCACTCCGATGGCGGGCAGATTCGTTGTTTCGCCCATGTCAACGACGTAGTCGACGCCGTGATTCAACTGATGGGAACTTCATCCGCAGCCGGACAGGTCTACAACATCGGCAGCGATCGACCGGTGACGATCTTAGAATTAGCTCAGATGGTCACGGCGGCGATTGATCCCACGCTGACCCCTTCGTTTCAGTCGTACGAAGATGCGTTCAACAGCAGCTTTGAAGATGTCATCCGCCGCGTGCCGGATCTGACCAAGTTGCGCTCGGCGATCGACTATCGTCCAAAGTTTGACTTGGAGGGGATCATCGCCGATGTCATCGTCGCCAAAAAAGCGGAACTAACGACGCGCGAGTCTCCATGA
- the waaF gene encoding lipopolysaccharide heptosyltransferase II: MKTVVVLPNWIGDVVMATPALRAIRAQSQPGDEIVGVMQPYVKDVLRGTNLLDRSVYCSKKTSDRRRRFWSVAQQLRREKFDQAILFTNSLRTAALVYFAGAKRRFGYARSWRSPLLTHRLAPPKLPNGKYAPISAVDYYLELADYAGYGSTNKQPLLATSNADEQRIDKIWRKFDFVGKRVVVFNTGGAYGAAKHWPPEHFIALAEQLLQDPHVAVLLICGPQERETVAKIEQAIDHPNACSMADETLNIGLSKAAVARADVLVTTDSGPKHFAAAFATPTVALFGPTDPRWGNSYNPVETMLTHPVECGPCVRRVCPLGHHDCMQKLSVARVYQAVLDQLGAARRAAA; the protein is encoded by the coding sequence ATGAAAACCGTCGTCGTGCTGCCGAACTGGATTGGCGATGTCGTCATGGCGACGCCTGCCCTGCGCGCGATCCGCGCCCAATCGCAACCCGGCGACGAGATCGTCGGCGTGATGCAGCCGTATGTCAAAGATGTGCTGCGCGGGACCAATCTGCTGGATCGCAGCGTCTATTGCAGTAAAAAAACGTCCGATCGACGGCGCCGCTTTTGGAGCGTCGCTCAGCAACTGCGACGGGAAAAATTTGACCAGGCGATCCTGTTCACCAATTCGCTGCGGACGGCGGCGCTCGTTTATTTCGCCGGCGCCAAACGTCGCTTTGGCTATGCGCGTAGTTGGCGCAGCCCGCTGCTGACGCATCGCCTGGCGCCGCCGAAGCTGCCCAACGGCAAGTACGCGCCGATCTCAGCCGTTGACTACTACTTGGAACTGGCCGACTACGCCGGCTACGGCAGCACCAACAAACAACCGCTGCTGGCCACCTCAAACGCCGACGAGCAACGGATCGACAAGATCTGGCGAAAGTTTGACTTTGTCGGCAAGCGAGTCGTCGTATTCAATACCGGCGGCGCTTATGGCGCCGCCAAGCATTGGCCGCCGGAGCATTTCATCGCGTTGGCCGAGCAGTTGCTCCAAGATCCCCACGTCGCGGTGCTGCTGATTTGCGGACCGCAAGAACGAGAAACGGTCGCCAAAATCGAACAGGCGATCGATCACCCTAACGCCTGTAGTATGGCGGACGAAACGCTGAACATCGGCCTGTCGAAAGCCGCCGTCGCTCGCGCGGATGTGTTGGTCACAACCGACAGCGGTCCCAAGCACTTCGCCGCCGCGTTCGCCACGCCGACCGTCGCCCTGTTTGGTCCGACCGATCCGCGCTGGGGAAATAGTTACAATCCAGTCGAGACCATGCTGACGCATCCGGTCGAATGCGGACCATGCGTTCGGCGCGTTTGCCCGTTGGGGCATCACGACTGCATGCAGAAGCTGTCAGTCGCCCGCGTTTATCAAGCGGTGCTGGATCAATTGGGCGCAGCGCGTCGCGCGGCTGCGTAA